The Alkalibacter saccharofermentans DSM 14828 genome has a window encoding:
- a CDS encoding peptidase U32 family protein encodes MKKPELLAPAGNLEKLKYAISYGADAVYLAGQAYGLRAKAGNFTAAEMKKGIEFAHSNGKKVYATLNIFAHNQDFAGLEEYIKTLMDLNIDGAIAADPGIISVAKAAAPDLRISLSTQANNTNYHSANFWYQNGVKRIVLAREMSIEEISQIRANTPSDLELEAFVHGAMCMSYSGRCLLSNYMANRDANRGDCAQPCRWNYTLMEEKRQGEHFPVYEDARGTYIFNSKDLCMIKRIPELVGAGIDSFKIEGRMKSLYYVATVVGVYRRAIDAYFNDPEGYSFNPEWFEEVQKVSHRGYTEGFAFEKPGQEEHNYSTSSYIRNYDFTGSVLGYDKEKKLAKIEVRNKIFSGETMEIMSPGKEPREFIINQIIDEEGSTLEDAPHPKQIIYVPCEEETTKWDLLRREIV; translated from the coding sequence ATGAAAAAACCTGAACTGCTGGCACCTGCCGGCAATCTCGAAAAATTAAAATACGCAATTTCATACGGCGCCGATGCTGTTTACCTTGCAGGACAAGCCTACGGCCTACGTGCAAAGGCAGGAAACTTCACTGCGGCGGAAATGAAAAAGGGCATAGAATTCGCCCATTCTAACGGGAAAAAGGTATATGCCACCCTTAACATATTTGCCCACAATCAAGACTTTGCAGGTTTAGAAGAATATATAAAGACCCTGATGGATTTAAATATCGACGGCGCAATCGCCGCTGATCCAGGCATCATAAGCGTAGCTAAAGCTGCTGCGCCAGACCTAAGGATATCCCTAAGCACCCAGGCAAACAACACTAACTACCATAGCGCAAATTTCTGGTATCAAAACGGCGTAAAAAGGATCGTGCTCGCAAGAGAGATGAGCATTGAGGAGATAAGCCAGATAAGGGCAAACACTCCCTCGGATTTGGAGCTTGAAGCCTTCGTCCACGGAGCAATGTGCATGTCTTACTCAGGCAGATGCTTATTAAGCAACTACATGGCAAACAGAGATGCTAACAGGGGAGACTGTGCCCAGCCTTGCAGATGGAACTACACCCTTATGGAGGAGAAGCGACAGGGAGAGCATTTTCCTGTGTACGAGGATGCCAGGGGAACCTATATATTTAATTCCAAGGACCTTTGCATGATAAAAAGAATCCCCGAGCTTGTAGGCGCAGGAATCGACAGCTTTAAAATCGAGGGCCGTATGAAAAGCCTTTATTACGTGGCAACAGTTGTAGGAGTATACAGAAGGGCAATAGACGCCTACTTCAACGATCCTGAGGGCTATAGCTTCAACCCTGAGTGGTTCGAAGAGGTTCAAAAGGTTAGCCACAGAGGCTACACGGAAGGATTCGCCTTTGAGAAGCCGGGACAGGAGGAGCACAACTACTCCACCAGCTCATACATCAGAAATTACGATTTCACAGGCTCTGTCCTTGGTTACGACAAGGAAAAGAAGCTGGCGAAAATCGAAGTCCGCAACAAGATATTTTCCGGGGAGACTATGGAGATCATGTCACCTGGTAAAGAGCCTAGAGAATTTATAATCAATCAGATAATCGATGAGGAGGGCAGCACCTTAGAGGATGCTCCCCATCCTAAGCAGATAATATATGTGCCTTGTGAAGAAGAGACGACTAAATGGGATCTTCTAAGAAGAGAAATAGTTTGA
- the ruvX gene encoding Holliday junction resolvase RuvX — MRYMGLDVGDRTIGVAVSDLLGLTAQSLKTIKRASLDKDLEELKSIIEEKSVTVLVIGIPKNMNGSIGSQGEKVIGFSNYLKKRLKVEIVHWDERLTSKFADNLMLEGDVKRKKRKEKIDMMAAQNILQSYMDSKNI, encoded by the coding sequence ATAAGATATATGGGACTGGATGTAGGCGATAGAACTATAGGTGTTGCCGTATCCGATCTTCTGGGGCTCACGGCACAAAGCCTAAAGACCATAAAAAGGGCAAGCCTGGACAAAGACCTGGAAGAACTAAAAAGTATTATTGAAGAAAAATCCGTGACCGTACTGGTTATCGGTATACCCAAGAACATGAACGGCTCCATTGGTTCCCAGGGAGAAAAGGTGATTGGATTTTCAAATTATCTTAAGAAACGTCTAAAAGTGGAAATAGTTCACTGGGATGAGAGGCTTACCAGTAAATTTGCCGACAACCTCATGCTCGAAGGGGACGTAAAAAGAAAAAAACGAAAAGAAAAGATTGATATGATGGCAGCGCAAAATATTCTGCAAAGCTACATGGATTCTAAAAATATTTAA
- a CDS encoding IreB family regulatory phosphoprotein: MDNDNNKDYTVKFDIEQDKSQQIKDLVKEVYSALTEKGYTPVNQLVGYIMSGDPTYITSYKNARNLIKKVERDELLEELIKEYFNHLD; this comes from the coding sequence ATGGACAATGACAATAATAAAGACTACACCGTGAAGTTTGATATCGAACAGGACAAATCTCAGCAGATCAAGGATTTGGTTAAAGAGGTATACTCCGCTCTAACAGAAAAGGGCTATACGCCTGTGAATCAACTTGTAGGATATATAATGTCCGGAGATCCTACATATATAACCAGTTACAAAAATGCACGTAATCTAATTAAAAAAGTCGAAAGAGACGAGCTTTTGGAAGAGTTGATCAAGGAGTACTTCAATCATCTGGATTAA
- a CDS encoding DUF1292 domain-containing protein has translation MSKHVHDENCNHDHDHDNSIVLVDDSGEEMKFEIIITLEHEGKEYALLKKPEDDSDDMFAFRIEEDEDGELLIPVEEDKEIEMIQKIYNELADEDEE, from the coding sequence ATGAGCAAACACGTACACGATGAAAACTGCAACCACGACCACGATCACGACAATTCTATTGTATTGGTGGATGACAGCGGAGAAGAGATGAAGTTTGAGATCATCATAACTTTGGAGCACGAAGGAAAGGAATATGCCCTTTTGAAAAAACCTGAGGACGATTCCGATGACATGTTCGCATTTAGAATCGAAGAAGACGAAGATGGAGAGCTTCTTATACCCGTAGAAGAAGACAAAGAAATTGAGATGATCCAAAAGATTTACAACGAACTGGCTGACGAAGACGAAGAGTAA
- a CDS encoding O-methyltransferase — MSKINHEYIETYIRGLLNNEDKLLLELEGYAEKNNVPIIHPEVRQLIGILLQTGGYEKILEIGTAIGYSALSFVKKNENITVDTIELNEDMVKLAGENIEKAGYDDRIKIIYGDASKVVPELEKKYDVIFLDGAKGHYIHMLEDCLRLLNPGGMIISDNVLFRGMVASDELVKRRKITIVKRMRKYLEALSDHPRLDTSIIPIGDGLAISRLVR, encoded by the coding sequence ATGAGTAAAATCAATCATGAATATATAGAAACCTACATTAGAGGTTTGCTCAACAACGAAGACAAACTCCTTTTGGAACTTGAAGGCTATGCAGAAAAGAATAATGTACCTATCATCCATCCTGAGGTAAGGCAGCTTATCGGCATCTTGCTTCAAACGGGAGGATATGAAAAAATACTTGAGATCGGAACAGCCATAGGCTATTCCGCTCTTTCATTTGTAAAAAAAAATGAAAACATAACCGTGGATACTATAGAACTTAACGAAGATATGGTAAAATTAGCGGGAGAAAATATCGAAAAAGCCGGGTATGACGACCGAATTAAAATTATTTACGGTGACGCTTCCAAGGTAGTACCGGAGCTTGAGAAAAAATACGATGTAATTTTTTTAGACGGAGCAAAGGGGCACTACATCCATATGCTTGAAGACTGTTTGAGGCTTTTAAATCCCGGAGGCATGATAATATCCGATAATGTCCTATTCAGAGGAATGGTTGCTAGCGATGAGCTGGTGAAGCGCAGAAAGATTACAATCGTAAAGCGCATGAGAAAATACCTTGAAGCTTTAAGCGATCACCCAAGGCTGGATACAAGCATCATACCCATAGGGGATGGATTGGCCATAAGCAGGCTTGTTAGGTAA
- a CDS encoding aldo/keto reductase, whose translation MIYNILGKTGLKVSKLCFGSLTLGPLQANLSVEEAGDLIALASEKGINFIDTADLYGNYPHIKEGLKRSKKDWVIASKSYDYDKQGMKASIEKARKEMDRDVIDIFMLHETESEHTIRGHWEAVEYLLEEKIKGKIKAVGVSTHRIEGVEGACKYREVEVIHPIFNYKGLGIEDGDAVQMEKALKSASSVGKGIFAMKPLGGGNLISSRIRAFDYIKRKTYIHSVAIGMQSAEELEYNCSMIIGENIPESISKATADRTRHLHIDSWCNGCKSCVDVCGQNALNIIAGKAVVNKRKCILCGYCSASCPQFCIKVV comes from the coding sequence ATGATATACAATATATTAGGAAAAACAGGCCTAAAGGTCTCAAAATTGTGTTTCGGAAGCCTTACCCTTGGTCCCCTGCAGGCAAACCTGTCTGTTGAAGAAGCCGGAGACCTTATCGCCTTGGCCAGCGAAAAGGGAATCAACTTCATTGATACAGCAGATCTTTATGGGAACTACCCACATATCAAAGAAGGCTTAAAGCGCAGCAAAAAGGACTGGGTCATTGCATCAAAGTCCTATGACTACGATAAGCAGGGAATGAAGGCGAGCATCGAAAAAGCAAGAAAAGAAATGGACAGGGATGTCATCGATATATTCATGCTCCACGAAACAGAAAGCGAGCATACCATCCGTGGACACTGGGAAGCCGTTGAATATTTGCTTGAAGAAAAAATCAAAGGCAAGATAAAAGCAGTTGGAGTTTCAACCCACAGAATCGAGGGAGTCGAAGGGGCCTGCAAATACCGGGAGGTGGAAGTTATACACCCAATCTTTAATTATAAAGGCCTCGGCATAGAAGACGGTGATGCAGTTCAGATGGAAAAAGCCTTAAAGTCAGCCAGCTCGGTGGGTAAAGGCATATTTGCAATGAAGCCTTTAGGGGGTGGAAACCTTATTAGCTCACGAATTAGAGCCTTTGATTATATAAAAAGAAAAACCTATATACACTCTGTTGCAATCGGCATGCAGTCGGCAGAGGAGCTGGAGTACAACTGCTCCATGATTATTGGAGAAAACATACCAGAAAGCATATCAAAGGCAACAGCAGATAGAACCAGGCACCTGCACATCGATTCATGGTGCAATGGATGCAAAAGCTGTGTAGATGTATGCGGTCAAAACGCTCTGAATATAATAGCGGGTAAAGCCGTTGTAAATAAAAGAAAATGCATTTTATGCGGATATTGCAGTGCTTCATGTCCGCAATTTTGCATCAAGGTGGTATAA
- a CDS encoding Fur family transcriptional regulator gives MPVEEFKNKLKEQGYKLTPQRRHIIDVMLNNKEHHLSIDEIYREVKNTCPEIGIATIYRTVQLFEDVGILSKQYFDDGCHRYEISDGERTHNHHHLICNSCGSVIEIQDEYFDALEQHIEKEKKFKITNHNVTFFGLCEKCINKSGDN, from the coding sequence ATGCCCGTAGAAGAATTTAAAAACAAATTGAAGGAGCAAGGATACAAGCTTACTCCACAAAGAAGACATATAATTGATGTGATGTTAAACAACAAAGAACATCATTTAAGTATTGACGAGATATACCGAGAGGTAAAAAATACATGCCCGGAAATAGGTATAGCCACCATTTACCGTACAGTTCAACTGTTCGAAGATGTAGGCATACTATCTAAACAGTATTTTGATGACGGATGCCACAGATACGAGATATCCGATGGCGAAAGGACTCACAATCACCACCATCTCATATGCAACAGTTGCGGATCGGTAATCGAAATTCAAGATGAATATTTCGACGCATTGGAACAACATATCGAAAAAGAAAAAAAATTCAAAATAACCAATCACAATGTAACATTTTTTGGACTATGCGAAAAATGCATCAACAAGAGCGGAGATAATTAA
- the alaS gene encoding alanine--tRNA ligase: MKQLGLNEIREMYLSYFESKGHLRKKSAPLVPINDDSLLLINSGMAPLKPYFTGEEMPPSKRMTTCQKCIRTPDIENVGKTARHGTFFEMLGNFSFGDYFKKEAIAWAWEFVTEVMKIPEELLFVSIYEDDDEAFDIWHNEVGLKPEKIVRLGKADNFWEHGLGPCGPCSEIYFDRGEKYGCDDPNCAVGCECDRYIEFWNLVFTQFDKDEGGNYNPLENPNIDTGMGLERMATIMQSVDTIFEVDTIKHVLDTICSLAGISYNKDEKMDISVRVITDHIRSVSFMVGDGVLPSNEGRGYVLRRLLRRAARHGKLLGIEGAFLSELSKEVEKMSGEAYPELSEKKDYIAKVIRIEEEKFQETIDQGLSILEEEIKNLKSREENILSGEAAFKLYDTFGFPLDLTRDILEESGMDVDEDKFHEEMQKQKDRARKARLEKEIGAWGEDPFAFLGSNALTEFLGYDFMDSHSTVLGLVVEGSEAISAAEGSEILLVLDKTPFYAESGGQVGDIGSISTGDCDIKITDCKKGSLGRHIHYGKITRGSLKVGEKVHCVVDRTNRMSIARNHTATHLLHKTLKDVLGSHVEQAGSLVDPYKFRFDFNHFEKMTAEEISKVEKRINQAIQKSMEIEKFETDIESAQKLGATALFGEKYGDTVRVVKIDDYSMELCGGTHLDNVSQIGLFKIVSENGVASGVRRIEGVTGINTLKYVDKLENTLKQTAAALKATPENMIQRIEDIYGANKTLEKELSALKQQLNKNAADEYVNKVEEINTVRFLAIEASGYEMEDLRNLADGLRDKIQGVVVAAGDKDGKVNIVVMGTKDAVAKGFHAGKLVKEAASVTGGGGGGRPDMAQAGGKDSSKIKEALEKAKEVMQNQLG; encoded by the coding sequence ATGAAACAGCTTGGACTTAACGAAATCAGGGAAATGTATTTAAGCTACTTTGAAAGCAAGGGGCACCTGCGCAAAAAAAGCGCGCCATTGGTTCCGATAAATGACGACAGCCTATTGTTGATAAACTCAGGGATGGCCCCGCTGAAGCCTTATTTTACAGGGGAGGAAATGCCCCCAAGCAAAAGGATGACTACTTGCCAAAAGTGCATCCGTACTCCGGATATAGAAAACGTAGGAAAGACAGCCAGGCATGGCACTTTTTTCGAGATGCTCGGCAACTTTTCATTTGGAGACTATTTTAAAAAGGAAGCTATAGCATGGGCGTGGGAATTCGTTACAGAAGTGATGAAGATACCAGAGGAGCTTTTGTTTGTTTCAATATACGAAGATGACGACGAAGCTTTCGATATATGGCATAATGAAGTCGGCCTAAAGCCGGAAAAAATCGTTAGGCTGGGAAAGGCAGACAACTTTTGGGAGCATGGTCTCGGGCCCTGTGGACCATGCTCTGAGATCTATTTTGACAGAGGTGAAAAATACGGCTGCGACGATCCGAACTGCGCCGTTGGCTGCGAATGCGATAGATACATAGAGTTCTGGAACCTCGTATTCACCCAATTTGACAAGGACGAAGGCGGTAATTACAACCCTCTTGAAAACCCAAACATCGATACCGGCATGGGACTTGAGAGAATGGCCACAATAATGCAAAGCGTCGATACTATATTCGAAGTGGACACCATAAAGCATGTATTGGACACCATTTGCTCATTGGCAGGCATCTCCTACAATAAGGATGAAAAGATGGACATATCTGTGCGTGTCATAACCGATCATATTCGAAGCGTTAGCTTCATGGTAGGTGACGGAGTGCTTCCAAGCAACGAGGGAAGAGGCTACGTGCTCAGAAGGCTCTTAAGGCGAGCTGCAAGACACGGGAAGCTTTTAGGAATCGAAGGAGCGTTTTTATCCGAGCTTTCAAAGGAAGTTGAAAAAATGTCCGGAGAAGCTTATCCCGAGCTTTCAGAAAAGAAGGACTATATAGCAAAGGTAATAAGAATAGAAGAAGAAAAATTCCAAGAAACCATAGATCAAGGATTATCGATCTTGGAAGAGGAAATAAAAAATCTAAAATCCAGGGAGGAAAATATCCTCTCAGGAGAAGCTGCCTTCAAGTTATATGACACCTTTGGATTCCCCCTGGATCTAACCAGAGATATCCTGGAAGAATCCGGCATGGATGTTGATGAGGACAAGTTCCACGAAGAGATGCAAAAGCAAAAGGATAGGGCAAGGAAGGCAAGGCTGGAAAAAGAAATCGGCGCATGGGGAGAAGATCCCTTTGCATTTCTCGGATCAAACGCCCTTACTGAATTCCTAGGATATGACTTTATGGACAGCCACAGTACAGTTTTAGGCCTAGTGGTTGAAGGTTCCGAAGCCATATCTGCTGCTGAAGGCAGTGAAATATTGCTGGTTCTTGATAAGACGCCCTTTTATGCAGAAAGCGGAGGTCAGGTAGGTGATATCGGAAGCATAAGCACCGGAGATTGTGACATCAAGATCACTGACTGTAAAAAGGGAAGCCTTGGCAGACACATTCATTACGGTAAAATCACAAGGGGAAGCTTAAAGGTGGGAGAAAAGGTTCACTGCGTAGTGGATAGGACCAATAGGATGTCCATAGCGAGAAACCACACTGCGACGCACCTTCTTCACAAAACGCTAAAAGACGTATTGGGTTCTCACGTAGAGCAGGCTGGCTCCCTTGTAGATCCATATAAATTCAGGTTTGACTTTAATCACTTTGAAAAGATGACTGCAGAAGAAATCTCCAAGGTGGAGAAGAGGATAAACCAGGCTATACAAAAGTCAATGGAGATAGAAAAGTTCGAAACCGATATCGAATCTGCGCAAAAGCTGGGAGCTACTGCACTTTTTGGTGAAAAGTACGGCGATACGGTAAGAGTGGTAAAAATAGATGACTACAGCATGGAGCTTTGTGGAGGAACCCACTTAGACAACGTCAGCCAGATAGGCTTATTCAAAATCGTATCTGAAAACGGAGTGGCATCAGGAGTCAGAAGGATAGAGGGAGTCACTGGGATAAATACACTTAAGTATGTGGACAAACTGGAAAATACCTTGAAGCAGACTGCAGCCGCCCTTAAAGCGACACCGGAGAACATGATTCAAAGGATAGAAGACATCTATGGGGCTAACAAGACATTGGAAAAAGAATTAAGCGCCCTGAAGCAGCAGCTTAACAAAAATGCCGCTGATGAGTATGTAAACAAGGTAGAGGAAATAAACACTGTCAGGTTCCTGGCTATAGAAGCATCCGGCTATGAGATGGAAGACCTTAGAAATCTTGCTGACGGATTAAGAGACAAGATCCAAGGCGTGGTAGTTGCCGCAGGTGATAAGGATGGAAAGGTCAACATCGTAGTGATGGGCACAAAGGACGCCGTAGCCAAGGGATTCCATGCCGGCAAGCTTGTTAAAGAAGCCGCATCAGTAACCGGTGGCGGCGGTGGCGGAAGGCCTGACATGGCTCAAGCCGGAGGAAAAGATTCTTCTAAAATCAAGGAAGCCCTTGAAAAAGCCAAAGAAGTTATGCAAAATCAGCTGGGTTGA
- a CDS encoding ribonuclease J — protein MATKKNNKLKIIPLGGLGEVGKNLTVFEYKKDIIIVDCGITFPDETMYGIDIVLPDFTYLVNNKDRIKGIVVTHGHEDHIGAIPYLLKEMNLPIYATKLTVGLIDNKLNEHGLLRSTERNIIKPKDRIDLGGFNIEFIRVNHSIADSVALCIRCDAATVVHTGDFKIDYTPIDEEVIDLPRFAEIGNEGVDLLMADSTNVELTGFTLSEKSVGKRFIELFDGVQSRIVVATFASNVHRVQQIIDAAVVHGRKVAVSGRSMINVTTTAHELGYLNIPKGTLIDIKEINKYDDHEIVVISTGSQGEPMAALSRMAVGEYRQFSITAGDLVILSASPIPGNEKMVMQVINNLFKLGAEVVYEKLAEVHVSGHARQEELKLMHTLVKPKFFIPVHGEYRMLKHHAELAQTLGMPEENALIASTGSIIELDKNSCREIGKAPSGVTLVDGLGVGDVGNIVLRDRKHLSEDGIFIVMVTMSKGKTVAGPDVISRGFVYVRESEELINEARNVVKAALQKCEDKKITDWNKIKGAVRDALDQFLYEKTKRRPMILPILMEVKQ, from the coding sequence TTGGCAACGAAAAAAAATAATAAATTGAAGATTATACCTTTAGGAGGACTAGGAGAAGTCGGAAAGAACCTGACAGTTTTTGAGTACAAAAAGGATATAATCATAGTGGACTGCGGTATAACGTTTCCGGACGAAACGATGTACGGCATTGATATTGTATTGCCTGATTTCACCTACCTGGTGAACAACAAGGACAGAATCAAAGGAATCGTGGTAACCCACGGACACGAGGACCACATCGGTGCGATACCTTATTTATTGAAGGAAATGAACCTTCCCATTTACGCAACAAAGCTGACTGTCGGCCTTATAGACAACAAGCTGAATGAACATGGTCTGCTTAGAAGCACTGAGAGAAATATAATTAAACCTAAGGACCGAATTGACCTTGGAGGGTTCAATATCGAGTTTATCAGGGTAAATCACAGCATCGCAGACTCGGTTGCCCTTTGCATCAGATGTGATGCGGCAACAGTAGTACATACGGGAGACTTTAAGATCGACTACACCCCTATCGACGAAGAGGTTATAGACCTTCCGAGATTTGCCGAAATAGGCAATGAAGGGGTAGACCTTTTAATGGCTGACAGCACCAACGTGGAGCTTACAGGCTTTACCCTTTCTGAGAAATCAGTAGGAAAGCGGTTCATAGAGCTTTTTGACGGAGTTCAGAGCCGTATAGTCGTGGCGACATTCGCTTCAAACGTACATAGGGTTCAACAGATAATCGATGCCGCTGTAGTGCACGGCAGGAAAGTAGCAGTAAGCGGACGAAGCATGATAAATGTAACCACTACTGCCCACGAGCTGGGTTATCTGAACATTCCAAAAGGAACACTAATAGATATCAAGGAAATAAACAAATACGATGACCATGAAATTGTAGTAATCTCTACAGGAAGCCAGGGAGAGCCCATGGCGGCTCTTAGCAGAATGGCCGTCGGTGAATATAGACAATTCTCTATTACTGCAGGAGACCTTGTAATACTTTCTGCTTCACCTATACCCGGCAATGAAAAAATGGTCATGCAGGTAATAAACAACCTGTTTAAGCTTGGGGCAGAGGTAGTCTACGAAAAACTTGCAGAGGTTCACGTATCAGGCCATGCGAGACAGGAAGAGCTAAAACTGATGCACACCCTTGTAAAACCAAAGTTCTTCATACCTGTCCATGGGGAGTACAGGATGCTTAAACATCACGCAGAGCTTGCACAGACCCTTGGTATGCCTGAAGAGAATGCTCTTATAGCAAGCACCGGTTCAATAATCGAACTTGATAAAAACAGCTGTCGAGAAATCGGCAAAGCTCCGTCAGGGGTTACGCTGGTAGACGGTCTTGGAGTAGGAGACGTTGGAAATATAGTGCTTAGAGACAGAAAGCACTTGTCAGAAGACGGCATTTTTATCGTAATGGTAACAATGAGCAAAGGAAAGACTGTAGCCGGTCCTGATGTAATATCAAGAGGATTTGTTTATGTAAGAGAATCCGAGGAGCTTATAAATGAAGCCAGAAACGTGGTAAAAGCGGCTCTTCAAAAATGCGAAGATAAAAAAATCACCGATTGGAACAAGATAAAAGGAGCTGTAAGAGACGCTCTTGATCAGTTCTTGTATGAAAAGACAAAGAGAAGACCAATGATCCTTCCCATACTTATGGAAGTAAAGCAATAA